In Littorina saxatilis isolate snail1 unplaced genomic scaffold, US_GU_Lsax_2.0 scaffold_144, whole genome shotgun sequence, a single window of DNA contains:
- the LOC138955984 gene encoding uncharacterized protein translates to MAVLGSVPRPPTSQDIFIQLFQPGSRNLPPCGKSAHVELYISQCQADIKALKPKPIKQSNLSESERVALKSLQQRSDIVIKPADKGGAVVVWDRGMYIQEANRQLHNTTAYQSLTEPTLLSDKKLISQTIKTAVTQNKLPPTAKHLNKSQVQQPKLYLLPKIHKPDSPGRPIVSACSCPTEHLSQYLDHLLQPIVQTLPSYIKDTTHALHLLGEINNNPSFHPNLLFTMDVCSLYTSIPHSDGLQALQFFLDNRSVRDPPTPILLRLAELVLTLNTFEFDGQVFHQISGVAMIGH, encoded by the coding sequence ATGGCTGTGTTAGGTTCAGTCCCTAGACCTCCTACATCACAGGACATCTTCATTCAACTCTTCCAACCAGGCAGCCGCAACCTTCCACCATGTGGTAAGTCTGCCCATGTTGAACTGTACATTTCACAATGTCAGGCAGACATCAAAGCTCTTAAACCCAAACCCATCAAGCAAAGCAACCTCTCTGAATCAGAACGTGTCGCCCTCAAGTCCTTACAACAAAGATCTGACATCGTCATAAAACCAGCAGATAAAGGAGGGGCTGTTGTGGTTTGGGACCGCGGCATGTACATCCAAGAAGCCAATCGGCAGCTCCACAACACTACTGCTTATCAATCCCTAACGGAACCAACACTTCTGTCAGACAAAAAACTCATTTCCCAGACCATTAAAACTGCTGTCACACAAAACAAGCTTCCTCCTACTGCAAAACACTTGAACAAGTCTCAAGTTCAACAACCCAAATTGTATCTCTTGCCCAAGATACACAAACCTGACTCTCCAGGCAGACCTATTGTGTCCGCTTGCAGTTGCCCCACTGAGCATCTGTCTCAGTACCTCGACCATCTCTTGCAACCAATCGTTCAGACACTGCCTTCATACATCAAAGACACCACTCATGCGCTTCACCTTCTGggtgaaatcaacaacaaccctTCTTTTCATCCCAACCTTCTGTTCACCATGGATGTGTGTTCTCTGTATACCTCCATCCCTCATTCCGACGGACTTCAAGCACTTCAGTTCTTCCTGGACAATCGTTCTGTTCGCGACCCACCGACTCCGATCCTCCTCCGTCTCGCGGAGCTTGTCCTCACGCTCAATACGTTTGAGTTTGATGGTCAAGTCTTTCATCAGATAAGTGGTGTCGCCATGATTGGGCACTAA
- the LOC138955985 gene encoding uncharacterized protein — MGCSASSNPTVASITWTSPSGLANGQGGNGQLDIPSADRHTHNTQFNCTATTGNSPSDSRLPLTNSTSLRVYVTYPSRLLALELNNLATNLTVDESVTSVNVTCRSDGRPTPRMQLVRKHDGTVLKTVTGGTYTDVDDDTVVDHVISPARCEDTGTYMCVSDNQLGPEERRALSLFVNCKCC, encoded by the exons ATGGGG TGCAGCGCCAGCAGTAACCCGACGGTCGCCAGCATCACGTGGACTTCTCCATCAGGATTGGCCAACGGACAGGGTGGTAACGGACAACTGGACATCCCGTCTGctgacagacacactcacaacaCACAGTTCAACTGCACGGCCACCACAGGAAACTCCCCGTCTGACTCGCGTCTGCCCCTGACAAACTCCACGTCTCTCCGTGTCTATGTGACCT ACCCATCACGTTTATTGGCCTTGGAACTGAACAACCTTGCCACCAACCTTACGGTGGATGAGAGTGTCACTTCCGTCAACGTCACGTGTCGCTCTGACGGGCGTCCGACTCCCAGGATGCAACTCGTCAGAAAGCATGACGGGACGGTGCTGAAGACGGTGACCGGGGGCACGTACACAGATGTTGATGACGACACAGTTGTGGATCACGTGATCAGCCCTGCAAGGTGTGAGGACACCGGGACCTATATGTGTGTCTCTGACAACCAGCTGGGACCAGAGGAGCGGAGGGCACTCAGCTTGTTTGTCAACTGTAAGTGTTGCTAG